A region of Toxorhynchites rutilus septentrionalis strain SRP chromosome 1, ASM2978413v1, whole genome shotgun sequence DNA encodes the following proteins:
- the LOC129769134 gene encoding protein Skeletor, isoforms B/C — protein MTTFMSRKFHYFSSVRWKFAFGEFLAYIGLVYAVLAVTVGSQKSEDGPYRGKYIGKFNSYHHQASGDVYAVDEYTFLLTGFNYDGNGVDTFFWSGASNRPGPQGFIVPDEYGKTNILERYFNKDFTLRLPDNKKITEVKWLAIYDLNSQNNFADVYIPEDFEPPLPQKAGSLSRNSHGVSSEGIDILDSKTIRIPEFSYDGKGREVHFWVGVGPSPSSKGRKVPDEMGYLDPIRAYDRETITLELPGDMTIFDIDWFAVYDVETREDFGSILISDDLNVPPSLVKVTPHADSLPNCRQLHKDYRVSWEVFGPQITFQLAGNVKEDEYMAFGISGSDTKSQMQGADVVVAFIDGHQGYAVDYNITSLAPCVQVLGQNKGVCRDDLVGGQDSFQLHTFSREDGINTITFRRTLISSDNGDKEFVLDRPSYIVWALGRLDSNNEPTYHDVYPKKDIIMSFNTSEPVNDCFSFTRSEANLKDVWERSQIFDRMIRSFSATLGPAGGKRGYQGLTGHVSNGLAWYINGLLVPELWLRRGLTYSFKVRGGNNPHSPEFYHPLVITDEPRGGFDRLSDAKQSEIRVLAGVEFTRRGRPKPTAAGPLCLARHPDSQDRRLDDNFATFKKFNRTLKWSCESGDPAILEITPNSSWPDVVYYNSFTHANMGWKIHIVDSYSSTARNGGPTSGSNIRLVVAAALLPALLGAFISGVFSNV, from the exons GATCGCAAAAATCGGAGGACGGCCCGTACCGGGGTAAATATATCGGCAAGTTCAactcttaccaccaccaggcaTCGGGCGATGTGTACGCGGTGGACGAATACACCTTCCTGCTGACCGGTTTCAACTACGATGGCAACGGAGTGGATACCTTCTTCTGGTCCGGTGCGAGTAACCGACCCGGACCGCAGGGGTTCATAGTTCCCGACGAGTATGGAAA AACGAACATCCTCGAGCGGTACTTCAACAAGGATTTCACCCTCCGCCTGCCGGACAACAAGAAGATTACCGAGGTCAAATGGCTGGCGATCTACGATTTGAACTCGCAAAACAACTTCGCCGATGTGTACATTCCGGAGGATTTCGAACCGCCACTTCCGCAAAAGGCGGGAAGCTTGTCTCGGAACAGTCACGGCGTGAGCAGCGAAGGGATCGATATACTGGACTCGAAGACCATTCGTATTCCGGAGTTTAGCTACGACGGGAAGGGACGAGAGGTGCACTTTTGGGTTGGCGTTGGGCCCTCGCCGTCATCCAAGGGACGCAAAGTACCGGACGAGATGGGATA TTTGGACCCGATACGGGCGTACGATCGGGAAACTATCACTCTGGAATTGCCCGGCGACATGACCATCTTCGATATCGATTGGTTCGCAGTGTATGACGTTGAAACGAGGGAGGATTTCGGCTCGATTTTGATTTCCGATGATCTCAATGTGCCGCCGTCACTGGTGAAGGTGACACCCCATGCTGATTCGCTGCCGAATTGTCGTCAGCTGCACAAGGACTATCGGGTTTCGTGGGAGGTGTTCGGTCCTCAGATAACGTTCCAGCTGGCCGGCAATGTGAAGGAAGATGAGTACATGGCATTCGGAATCAGTGGTTCCGATACGAAGAGTCAGATGCAAGGGGCAGATGTGGTTGTGGCGTTCATTGATGGACATCAGGGGTACGCGGTGGATTACAACATAACATCACTGGCGCCGTGCGTCCAGGTATTGGGCCAGAATAAGGGCGTCTGTCGGGACGATCTCGTTGGGGGGCAGGACAGTTTTCAGCTGCACACGTTCAGCCGGGAGGACGGGATCAATACAATCACCTTCCGGAGGACACTCATTTCATCTGATAACGGTGACAAGGAGTTTGTCTTGGATCGACCGTCGTACATTGTGTGGGCCTTAGGTCGACTCGATTCGAACAATGAGCCCACTTATCATGACGTGTATCCGAAGAAGGATATCATAATGTCGTTCAACACGTCGGAGCCGGTTAACGATTGTTTCAGTTTTACGCGAAGTGAGGCCAATTTGAAGGATGTTTGGGAGCGATCGCAAATCTTCGATCGGATGATTCGATCGTTTTCGGCAACGCTTGGGCCGGCTGGGGGAAAGCGTGGTTATCAGGGTCTAACAGGGCATGTTTCCAACGGGCTGGCGTGGTACATTAACGGTCTCTTGGTACCGGAGCTATGGCTCAGGAGAGGACTTACTTACTCATTTAAG GTGCGCGGGGGCAATAATCCGCACTCTCCTGAGTTCTACCATCCGTTGGTGATAACTGACGAACCACGGGGTGGTTTCGATCGCCTCTCCGATGCTAAGCAGAGCGAAATACGTGTGCTAGCGGGGGTGGAGTTCACCCGTCGTGGAAGGCCCAAACCTACGGCTGCCGGGCCGCTGTGCCTGGCACGCCATCCAGACAGCCAGGACCGCCGTTTGGATGACAACTTCGCGACGTTCAAGAAGTTCAATCGGACACTCAAGTGGAGCTGCGAGTCGGGCGACCCGGCCATATTGGAGATTACGCCGAACTCGAGTTGGCCCGATGTGGTGTACTACAACAGCTTCACCCACGCCAACATGGGCTGGAAGATTCACATCGTGGACAGCTATAGCAGCACGGCGAGAAACGGGGGGCCAACGAGCGGAAGCAACATAAGACTGGTAGTAGCGGCGGCATTGCTGCCTGCCCTGCTTGGGGCGTTCATCTCAGGTGTGTTCTCGAACGTTTGA